A stretch of the Pseudomonadota bacterium genome encodes the following:
- a CDS encoding flagellar biosynthetic protein FliQ, protein MYAIVQHALVLMLQLSVIPLAVIALGCGLVSLLQAAMQVQEQSILHLARIGLFALLVVVGGQLAFSEVQSLFVMILTSVEHVGDTRL, encoded by the coding sequence ATGTATGCAATCGTTCAACATGCGCTCGTTTTGATGTTGCAGCTCTCCGTTATTCCGCTGGCTGTAATAGCGCTTGGATGCGGGCTTGTATCGCTGCTGCAGGCCGCCATGCAGGTGCAGGAGCAGAGCATTTTGCATCTAGCACGTATCGGCCTGTTTGCCCTCCTTGTTGTAGTGGGTGGGCAGCTTGCATTTTCTGAGGTGCAAAGCCTCTTCGTTATGATCCTAACCTCAGTTGAGCATGTAGGAGATACGCGCCTGTGA
- a CDS encoding flagellar type III secretion system pore protein FliP, which translates to MKAISPETLLIASLAIALVPLLIGVGTCYLKFTIVLSLLRSGFGTQQAPSTSLVMALSLIMSLVVMQPVLTGTMERLAGVKIEQLAAQPLAGLMERGRDIITPWREFLLKHSGERELAIFKRLANGKLEGDEAQVDNQEPGLVTIVAAFTLSEIKKGFTIAFFLLIPFFVIDLIVANILVGMGLTMMSPVIVSLPLKLLLFVSSDGWLLLAQSLIRAYQ; encoded by the coding sequence ATGAAAGCTATATCGCCTGAAACCCTGCTGATAGCATCACTTGCAATAGCGCTCGTGCCGCTCCTGATCGGGGTGGGCACCTGTTACCTTAAGTTTACAATCGTGCTTAGTCTGCTTCGTAGCGGATTCGGCACGCAGCAGGCACCAAGCACCTCACTCGTTATGGCGCTCTCGTTAATTATGTCGTTGGTTGTTATGCAGCCGGTGTTGACCGGAACGATGGAGCGACTAGCTGGTGTAAAGATAGAGCAGCTAGCAGCGCAACCGCTGGCGGGGCTAATGGAGCGAGGTCGTGACATCATTACCCCCTGGCGTGAGTTCCTGCTTAAACACAGCGGGGAGCGTGAGCTTGCGATCTTTAAGCGCTTGGCTAACGGAAAGCTTGAGGGTGATGAGGCGCAGGTTGATAATCAGGAGCCCGGGCTTGTAACGATAGTGGCCGCATTTACCCTCTCTGAGATCAAGAAGGGCTTTACGATAGCGTTCTTTCTTCTGATCCCTTTCTTTGTAATCGATCTGATCGTGGCAAATATCCTAGTTGGTATGGGGCTAACGATGATGAGCCCGGTTATCGTAAGCCTTCCCCTTAAACTGCTGCTTTTTGTTTCATCTGATGGCTGGCTTTTGCTGGCGCAGAGCCTGATCCGAGCATATCAATAA
- a CDS encoding proline dehydrogenase family protein: protein MSTTIPATLNDRINEFGHGVFHDLGQVEPSLFDMHYWNGRLMQWSASHPDFKVSLFQLVDVLPTLRSPEAIGEHVRRYLQGPAGKIHPALAWLIGLSDSMLGRAITSFCVTQGVQQMASLFIAGSGPRQALKGLRRLRKAGYCFTVDLLGEFCVCEREALEYQNRYLDALETIGQALPSWPESAPLIEGHPGELSPLSISVKLSALYSQTGALNFKRSVEILSERLSEIARRAKKFSAQLYVDAEDSGSNPIIYESFKRVFGSQEFIDMPYPGIVIQAYSRSAEARVHEMLEFARRRRSPIAVRLVKGAYWDYERVISQQNQWDFPLWSVKESSDACFEHLSRILLDNHDVCLPAFGSHNIRSLSHACCYAESKGLSSKNFEIQVLYGMAEPIANAFAKRGYLTRMYVPLGELLPGMGYLVRRLLENTSNESFLRHTFFDRDEISTLLAEPLFPQTKDLTEQLDLDLPLSAEQGDGVLMQLDY from the coding sequence ATGAGTACAACCATCCCAGCAACGCTTAACGATAGGATTAACGAATTCGGTCACGGAGTATTCCACGACCTAGGGCAGGTTGAGCCCTCCCTCTTCGACATGCACTACTGGAACGGCCGCCTAATGCAATGGTCGGCCTCGCATCCTGATTTCAAGGTAAGCCTCTTTCAACTGGTAGATGTGCTCCCAACGCTGCGCTCCCCTGAGGCTATCGGCGAGCATGTTAGGCGCTACCTCCAGGGCCCTGCGGGTAAGATTCATCCAGCGCTTGCGTGGCTGATCGGCCTCTCCGATAGCATGCTAGGCAGAGCCATTACCTCCTTTTGCGTGACCCAGGGAGTTCAGCAGATGGCGAGCCTCTTTATCGCCGGTAGTGGGCCACGCCAAGCGCTTAAGGGCCTGCGCCGCCTACGAAAGGCTGGTTACTGTTTTACCGTGGACCTACTCGGCGAATTCTGCGTTTGTGAGCGTGAGGCCCTTGAGTACCAGAACCGTTACCTAGATGCCCTTGAAACTATCGGCCAAGCGCTGCCAAGCTGGCCAGAGAGTGCCCCGTTAATTGAGGGGCACCCGGGTGAGCTCAGCCCGCTCTCTATCTCGGTCAAACTCTCGGCGCTCTATTCACAAACAGGTGCGCTAAACTTCAAACGGAGCGTTGAGATCCTATCCGAACGGCTGTCAGAGATCGCGCGCCGCGCCAAGAAGTTCAGCGCTCAGCTCTACGTTGACGCCGAGGACTCTGGGAGTAACCCCATCATCTATGAGAGCTTTAAGAGGGTCTTTGGCTCTCAGGAATTTATCGATATGCCCTACCCCGGCATCGTTATTCAGGCCTACTCGCGCAGCGCTGAGGCCCGGGTGCACGAGATGCTAGAGTTTGCGCGCAGACGAAGATCTCCGATAGCAGTGCGCCTGGTTAAGGGTGCCTACTGGGATTACGAACGGGTTATCAGCCAGCAGAACCAATGGGACTTTCCGTTGTGGAGCGTTAAGGAGAGCTCGGATGCATGTTTTGAGCACCTTTCGCGCATCCTGCTTGATAACCACGATGTATGCCTTCCGGCCTTCGGCTCGCATAATATCCGCTCGCTCTCGCACGCCTGTTGCTACGCCGAGAGTAAGGGCCTTTCGTCAAAAAACTTCGAAATTCAGGTGCTCTACGGCATGGCGGAGCCGATCGCCAACGCCTTTGCTAAACGGGGCTATCTGACCCGCATGTACGTACCGCTCGGCGAGCTGCTCCCAGGTATGGGGTACCTGGTACGGCGGCTGCTTGAGAACACCTCTAACGAATCATTCCTGCGCCACACTTTCTTCGATAGGGATGAGATCTCAACCCTCCTCGCAGAACCCCTTTTTCCACAAACAAAGGACCTAACCGAGCAGCTCGATCTTGATCTGCCCCTTTCTGCAGAGCAGGGCGACGGCGTTCTTATGCAACTTGATTATTAG
- a CDS encoding L-glutamate gamma-semialdehyde dehydrogenase, which yields METNTPFINHPLLDFSLEKNRLAVEQGLLEVDALIGAKALKAVAIIDGKPVSGTESYIRHDPSNVKIVIGSTQFATIEHATLAMESCRKGFPAWRARPSKERAEILRKLAILMKDQAALLTAIIIREAGKPWKEADGDLAEAIDFCNYYAAEMLRIAPTRRTEEVLGEDNVYLYQPRGVAVVISPWNFPLAITCGMTVAALVTGNTVVLKPSAQGSLIAHEFAKLVLAAGVPSDAFAFLPGHGAEIGRFLVNHPDTALIAFTGSRAVGLEILRSAAAIAPGQHGIKRVIAELGGKNAIIVDEDADFDDAVRGVLSSAFGFAGQKCSACSRLIVVGEAYEPFLARLAAALEDMIVGRAENPASFLGPVIDDESHARISTMIQSAQDLTVLAVGRVPTELVTTGSFIAPTIFRDVPTTHPIWKDEIFGPVLACTKADNFDHALSLAVESDYALTGGVFSRHPDHIAKARTDFRVGNLYINRSITGAMVGRQPFGGFKFSGVGSKAGGPDYLLQFLEPRVITENTMRRGFTPDLNN from the coding sequence ATGGAAACCAACACACCTTTCATAAACCATCCCCTACTCGACTTTAGCCTAGAGAAAAATCGCCTTGCCGTAGAGCAGGGACTGCTAGAGGTTGATGCATTGATCGGCGCCAAGGCGCTCAAGGCCGTCGCGATCATCGATGGCAAGCCGGTCTCTGGAACGGAGAGCTACATTCGACACGATCCAAGTAACGTAAAGATCGTAATCGGCTCAACTCAGTTCGCGACTATAGAGCATGCAACCTTGGCGATGGAGAGCTGCCGTAAGGGCTTTCCGGCCTGGCGCGCACGCCCGAGCAAAGAGCGTGCAGAGATACTTAGAAAGCTAGCAATATTGATGAAGGATCAAGCGGCGCTACTGACAGCGATAATAATTCGCGAAGCCGGTAAGCCCTGGAAAGAGGCCGATGGGGATCTTGCTGAAGCGATTGATTTTTGCAACTACTATGCGGCCGAGATGCTGCGCATTGCACCAACACGGCGCACTGAGGAGGTGCTTGGTGAGGACAACGTTTATCTCTATCAGCCACGCGGTGTCGCCGTAGTTATCTCCCCGTGGAACTTTCCACTCGCAATTACGTGTGGCATGACAGTTGCGGCACTCGTGACCGGAAACACAGTGGTGCTTAAGCCCTCTGCTCAGGGCAGCCTAATAGCGCATGAATTCGCCAAGCTTGTGCTAGCGGCAGGAGTTCCAAGCGATGCCTTTGCATTCCTGCCTGGCCATGGTGCAGAGATCGGTCGTTTCCTCGTTAATCATCCTGATACTGCACTAATAGCCTTTACCGGTTCACGCGCTGTGGGGCTAGAGATCTTGCGCTCGGCTGCCGCAATCGCTCCCGGCCAACATGGTATTAAACGTGTTATCGCAGAACTTGGCGGGAAAAATGCAATTATCGTAGATGAGGATGCTGACTTTGACGACGCCGTGCGTGGGGTTCTCTCTTCAGCTTTTGGATTCGCCGGTCAGAAGTGCTCAGCCTGCTCGCGCCTAATCGTTGTTGGCGAGGCGTACGAGCCCTTCCTGGCACGCCTCGCCGCAGCACTTGAAGATATGATCGTAGGCCGCGCCGAGAATCCAGCAAGTTTTCTTGGGCCTGTCATCGATGACGAAAGTCACGCCCGAATCTCTACAATGATTCAGTCGGCACAGGACCTCACAGTGCTGGCGGTAGGTCGTGTTCCGACGGAGTTAGTAACAACCGGCAGCTTTATAGCTCCAACCATCTTCAGGGACGTTCCTACAACTCACCCAATCTGGAAGGATGAGATCTTCGGTCCGGTTCTGGCGTGCACTAAGGCCGATAACTTTGATCACGCCCTGTCCCTAGCCGTTGAATCAGATTATGCCCTAACGGGGGGAGTTTTTTCGAGACACCCTGACCATATCGCCAAGGCGCGCACGGATTTCCGTGTAGGGAATCTCTATATTAATAGATCCATCACAGGAGCCATGGTAGGGCGTCAACCGTTCGGCGGCTTTAAATTTTCTGGAGTAGGCTCAAAGGCTGGTGGGCCGGACTACCTACTGCAATTTCTAGAGCCTAGGGTTATAACTGAAAATACGATGCGGCGCGGATTTACGCCGGATCTAAACAACTAA